From the genome of Corallococcus macrosporus DSM 14697:
GTCATCATGCTGCGGACCCTCAACCAGGCCCTGCGGCTCTTGTCCTGAGCCGCTACCTCCGGGACGCACCATGTCGGACGAGAGCGGAGAAAAAACAGAAGAGCCATCCCAGAAGAAGCTGGATGACTCACGCAAGAAGGGCCAGGTCTGGAAGAGCAAGGACCTGAGCGGCGTGGGCGTGCTCCTGGTGGGCCTGGGCGCCGTCAAGGGGAGCTGGGACATGATGGAGACGGAGCTGATGTCGCTCTTCACGTTCTCCTTCGACCACCTGACGAACCCGGTGGACCTGTCCGTGGCCACCGGTCAGCTGCTCTACCTGGGCGTGCGCGCGGTGGTGCTGGTGTCGCTGCCGGTGCTGGCGGGCGGGGCCATCGTCGGCGGGCTGATGGAGTACCTCCAGGTGGGGACGCTCTTCACCATGGACCCGCTCATGCCGAAGATGGAGAAGCTCAATCCCATCCAGGGCATGAAGAACCTGTTCAACAAGAAGGCGATTGTCGAGCTGCTGAAGAACCTGGTCAAAATCTCCGTCACCGCCTACGTCGTCTACGGCGTGGTGCGGGACGCCATGCCCCTGGTGGCCGAAACGGTGCGGCAGGACACGCGCGGCATCATGGCCATCATGGGGGAGCTGGTGACGCGCGTGGCCACGCGGGTGGCGCTCCTCTTCGTCCTCTTCGGCGTCTTCGACGTCTGGTGGCAGCGCAAGTCCTTCATGAAGGACATGATGATGACGAAGGAGGAGGTGAAGAAGGAGTACAAGCAGAGCGAGGGCGACCCGCACCACAAGGCCAAGCGCAAGGAGATGCACCAGGAGATCATGGAAGGGGCGCAGATGGAGGCCGTGCGCGAGGCCGACGTCATCGTCACCAACCCGGACCACGTGGCGGTGGCCCTCAAGTACGACCGGGAGAAGGACGGCGCGCCGCGCGTGCTGGCCCGGGGCATCGACTTCAAGGCCGAGCGCATCAAGGCCATTGCCCGCGAGCAGGACGTGCCCACGCTGCGCAACGTGCCCCTGGCCCACGCCCTGCTGCGGGTGGAGGTGGGGCAGGAAGTCCCGGAGGAGCTCTACGACGCGGTCGCCGAGGTCCTCAACTTCGTCTACGGCTTGAAGTCCGGCCAGCCCGCCCCGGAGGGCCGCGCGTGAGCGGCCCGGGTGCGGCTATCATGCAGGGACAGCGGGGCCTCCCATGAGTGACGACGCCGAAATCGCCATCGCGTTGAAGTACGACAAGGAGAAGGACGGCGCGCCGCGCGTGGTGGCCAAGGGCATGCGGCTCAAGGCGGAGAAGATTCGGGAGATTGCCCGCGAGCACAACATCCCGCTCATGCGGAACGTGAACCTGGCCAACGCGCTCTACCGCGTGGAGGTGGGCCAGGAGGTCCCCGAGGAGCTGTATGACGCCGTGGCCGAGGTCCTCAACTTCGTCTACGAGCTGCAACGCGAGCAGGCGGCCGCCGCCGCCAGGCGCTAGGGGGGCTGGACGTCCCCCACCCATCTGGAGTGAGGTTCGGTATCACGATGGCCAGAATCAACAATCCGCCTCCGAATACCTCCCTGTGGCCCTGGGGTGGTCCCCGCAGCGTCCGTGAGCGGCTCGTCGACCCGTCCCAGGTCGACCGGAAGAAGCTCCGCAAGACGGGCAACCCGAAGAACCCGGCGCTGGCGTCCGCGGCGCTGCTGGACTTCATCGGGCCGGCGCACTCCTCGGAGGAGCTCCGCCTGCCGCTGCCGCCGCACCCCGGCGGGCATGACGCGGACCTGGAGGGCTTCAGCGACCGGCCCCACCTGTCCAGCGTGGCCGGCCGTGGCGACGAGGCGCAGCGCCGGATGCTGGAGCGGGGCCTGGGCAAGGTGAGGGCGGCGCCGGAGCGGCTGGAGCGGCTCAAGGCCCTGCTGCACCGCGAGTCCGCCATGCTGTCCCTGGTGGATCAGGTCAACGAGGAGACGAAGGAGATCATCCGCCGCATGTGGGACGCGCAGAAGGACGAGGGCTACTAGCGCCATGGCGGTCCTGGACCCGGATGATCCGAAGGACGAGGCGAGGCTGGACGCGCTGCTGCAGCGCTGGGCGGACGGCAAGGCCACGCTGCGGGATGTGCGTGGCTATTCGGACGACGAGCTCTACGCCATCGCCAAGACGGCCTATTTCTTCTTCTACCAGGGCCGGGTGAGCGAGGCGCGCACGCTCTTCCAGGGCCTGTATGCGGTGAACCCGACGGATGCCTACTTCGCCAAGGCCCTGGGCGTGGTGGAGATGGCCGCGGGGAACGGGCAGGGGGCGCTGGCGGCCTTCGACGTGGCGGCCAAGCTGACGCCGCATGATCCGTCCGTCTACGTGGGCCGCGCGGAGGTGAAGCTGGCCATGGGCCAGAAGCCCCAGGCCCTGGAGGATCTGCGCCGGGCGGCCGCGATGCAGCCGGGGGACGACCCCGTGGTGCGCAAGGCCGCGGCCATGATCACCGCGCTGAGCCGCCGCTGAGCACCGCATTTCACGTCCAGAATGGACTGTTCTTCCGGGGAGTCTGGTAGGCTGCCCGGCGCTCAATTCTTCGTCGTCAGGGAGGTCGTTGACATGTCGAACCCGAACCCCGATCCGCGCGTCCCCGCCCAGATGCCCCCGGAGGCTCCCGCCGAGCTGACCGGCAAGCGCGAGAAGCTCATCACCGAGCTGGAGAACCAGGCGAAGTCCGCCTCCGGCACGCTGCAGCAGGTGATGCGGAAGATGTCCGCGCTGATGGCCAACACCAAGCCCGGCGCGTCCCTGAACTTCCAGCTCTACCAGGACGTGAAGGACGCCTTCAGCCGCCACCTGAACGAGGCGCAGAAGACGCCGGCGCTGGCCAACATGCCGGCCATCCTCGTGGAGTCCGTGGAGTGGATGCAGGCCTACCTGAACGCCCGTGGCTTCGCCGCGGACGAGGCCGCGGCCTCCACGCCGGCGGCCACGGCCGCTCCGGCCGCCGCCCCCAAGGCCCCCGCCGGGCCGGGCGGCGCGAAGGACGCCTTCGAGACGAGCAGCAAGAAGCACCCGTCGCTGACCGGCGACGTGCCGCCGCCCCCGGCGTCGCCGCCGGACGTCAAGGCCGAGCAGAAGGACCTGGAGTCCTTCAAGGCCTGGATGAAGAACCCCAGCCTGGGCAAGCTCAAGGGCTAGTCCCGCCGCGAGGACGCCGGGCCCACGAGGACGCAACTTGGGGCCTGGCGCCGGCGATAACTCCTTCGAGACGTTCTTTTCTTCCGAGGAGATTTCCCCATGACCACCAAAGTTGGGAACAACGCGCCCGCCGCGGCGCGCAAGTCTGGACAGACGACCCCGCAGGAGCAGACGCAGGCCTGGCAGGGCGTGCTGAACTCCGCCGTGGACCAGATGAACGACCCGGAGATCAAGGGCAGCACGAAGTACCTTGGCGAGGGCCGGATCAACACGGTGAAGCAGAAGGTCCAGAGCGACATGGAGGCCTTCATCCAGAGCAACCCGAACGCCTCCGCCGACGACATCAAGAAGGAAGCCGAGTCGACGACGAAGAAGCACGAGACGAACGCGATGTTCCAGAAGATGCGGGACGACAACTTCTTCGGGAAGCTGATGAGCCGCCGCAAGGAGCTCATCAAGGACATGTGGGGCTAGAAGCCCGACCGCGAGCGGTTCCTCCGCGCGCCTGTCCCTGAAACCGCCGCCCGGGTCTCTGACCGGGGCGGCGGTTCTGCTTTGCGGGGGACGCCCGCTCCTCCGGGCCGCGGGGCCTGGGCCTCGTTGCTTCCGGCTCGAGCCCGCAAAAGCAAGGAGCCGGCATCCCGAGAGGGAAGCCGGCTCCGAGAGTCACGCGACAGCGGCAGGATTAGATCTTGCCGATGACGGACATCGCGATCTCGTTGAGCTTCTTCATGAGGTTGGCGACGAAGGCGGTGGCCTCCTGCTGCTTCTGGAGCATGAGCTGGGCCTCGGCGCGGTCACGGTCCGGACCCGTCAGACCGGAGAGGGACTTCTGCTCGAGGGCGGAGAGACCCTGGCTGGCTCCGAGGGCCTTCGTGGCGGCGGCGGCGGCGGTGGTGGCGGTGGTCATTTGCGTTCTCCAGAAGTTTGGGAAGCGGGTGGTTTGCGGCGGCGCTGCTTACAAAAGGATTATGGGGGAAGGGGGGGCAGAAGTTTCCTCGGGATTTTCTGATTCTTTTTCCCGCCCTGGCAAGAGGGGGCGCCCGCCCGCGTGATCCACCCGTGCATCCATTTGAGAAAAGCGACGCATCGAGGCGAAACTCCCAGGGAGAAACACCGAAAATCTCGGTGAAGCAGCATCGAACATTTCCCCCTCCCTAGGGAGCACCCAATATGTCGAACGGAATCGGCGGAGTTGGCGGTAACCGGCAGCTCACCACGACGCAGGGGCCGGGTAGCAACGTCAACAGCTCGACGATCGCGCGCAACGCGCAGCTCATCGAGTCGACGCTGAATCTGGTGGAGAAGGCGGTCGACCTGGCGGGCCAGGCGGTGGGCGTGGCGGGCAAGGCGCTGGATCAGATGTCCCAGTCCGCCGCCCCCTCGAAGCAGGCCGGCGCCTCCAGCGCCAGCGCGGCCTTCCCGGCCGAGCGTCCGAACCCCCTTGACGCGGTGCGCGAGGCCAACTCCCTGAAGGTGGACGACAGCAGCGGGAAGATCACCACCCCGGGCGGCTACACCATCGAGCAGCTGGGCAAGTTCGAGTGGCGCGTGACGGGGCCGGACGGCAACAACACCCGCGTGTGGGGTGACCCGCACGTCGACGAGAGCGACGGCGGCAAGTTCGACTTCAAGCGCGACACGTCCTTCGTCCTGGGCGACGGCACCCGCATCAACTGCACCACCGTGCCCTGGGGCAACAAGGGCATGACGGTGACGGGCCAGCTCGACATCGTCTACGGCGACAGCCACGTGCGCGTGACGGACATCGACAAGGGCAAGGGCAAGGTCGGCCAGGTCACCCAGAACGGCATGGACGAGGTCGTCCGGTTCCACTCGAACCAGTCCGCGGACGTGTTCCACATGGGCAAGAACGCGGCCGACTGGTCGTTCCACGGCAAGGAGATTGTCGGCCACGAGAACGGCGGCGAGAAGCACAAGGTCGGCGAGGCCATCATCACCGAGAACCGCGGCATGGCCTTCAACTACGCGGCGGCGGCGGACGCCCCCGCGGCGGGTGAGGTGGCCCAGAACTGGGACATGAACACCAACCTGCCCCAGGTGAAGCCGCTGCCCTGGGACATGAGCAGCGCCAAGCCCGATGTGAAGAAGCTGAACGAGGCGTTCGACTCCATCAGCAAGGTGTTCGAGCAGCTCAAGAACACCCAGGCGAACGGCTTCAACCCGTTCAGCAAGACGGACGACCTGTTCGGGTCCTACGACAAGAACCAGCACCGGTCCGGGCTGACCCAGTCCTTCAAGGCGCTGAGCGACATGTTCGGAGCCCTGGAGAAGCTGTCCAAGCTGAATGATATGGTCCGCTTCCGCGGTCCCCAGTCGTTCTAAGCGCTGGACGCACTCCACCGGGCCAGGTGGGGGACCGCCTGGCCCTCCTCGAGGTTGTCGTGAGCGACTCCACCCCCAAGGGTGAAACAGAGAAGGCCGTCGTCCCGGAGCCCCTCGCCGAGGCGGTCATCCGCGGCGAAGTCACCCTGGGGCAGTTCCTCAATCTCTCCGACACGCAGCTCTATGCCTGGGCGGACAAGGCCTATCAGCTCCTCCAGGCGGGGAGCTCGCAGCAGGCGCTGCAGATCTTCCAGGGCCTGACGGCGGCGGCTCCGACGAACGCCGTCTTCCACGCGCAGCTCGGCGCGACGTTCATGACGCTGGAGCGCTTCGACGAGGCGTTCGACGCCTTCCGGATGGCGCTCCAGTTCAATGATGGCCACGTGGACGCGCTGGTCGGCCGGGGCGAAATCCAGTTGCGCCGGGGCAATGTCCCGGAGGCGCTCGCGGACCTGAGCAAGGCCATCCAACTGGACCCGGGCCTCAAGCGCCGCGCCACCCAGCGCGCCCATGCGACGCTGCGCACCCTCAAGCAGCAGGCCGACCAGGTGAAGAAGTCCCGGTAGCTCAGCACTGGCAGGAACCCGGCCCGGGTCGCGCGAGCCATCGCGCGGTCCGGGCTTCGTCGTTTCCGGGCTTCGTCGTTTCCGGGCAGGGCAGGGGCGCTGCGCGAAGGGCGCTCGAGCCCGCAAAAGCAAGGAGCCGGCATCCCGAGAGGGAGGCCGGCTCCGAGAGTCACGCGACAGCGGCAGGATTAGATCTTGCCGATGACGGACATCGCGATCTCGTTGAGCTTCTTCATGAGGTTGGCGACGAAGGCGGTGGCCTCCTGCTGCTTCTGGAGCATGAGCTGCGCCTCGGCGCGGTCACGGTCCGGACCCGTCAGACCGGAGAGGGACTTCTGCTCGAGGGCGGAGAGACCCTGGCTGGCTCCGAGGGCCTTCGTGGCGGCGGCGGCGGCGGTGGTGGCGGTGGTCATTTGCGTTCTCCAGAAGTTTGGGAAGCGGGTGGTTTGCGGCGGCGCTGCTTACAAAAGGATTATGGGGGAAGGGGGGGCAAAAGTTTCCTCGGGATTTTCTGATCCATTTTTTCCCGCGGGCGGCGGGAAGAACGCGTCCGAAGCGGCGCACCGTTTTGGTGGAAAAGCCGATAACAGTCTAAGCTCCCGGCGCCCGGAACCGCTTGCCCTACCGGCACCGGGGCCGTCCTCCCGCCCTCGTGAGGGATGTGTGCAGATGACGACTGAATCCAAGGCAACGGTGACCAACGACGACGTGAAGCCCCTGTCCGGCCCGGAGATGCTCGAGCGGGCCACGGAAGGCTTCAACCTCTTCCAGGATGGGCGCTTCCGTGAGTCGCTGACCTTGTTCCAGTCGCTGGCGGCCATGGACCCCACCGAGGCCTACTTCCAGACGGCGCTGGGGGCCTGCCACCTGGCGCTGGAGGACCTGGACCTGGCGGAGTCCTACTTCAACCGGGCCATCGAGCTGGACCCCACCGACCTCACGCCCTTCGTCAACCGCGGGGAAGTCCACCTGCGGCTGGGCAAGGTCCACGAGGCCGCTCGGGACTTCAACCACGCGGTGGGCCTGGACC
Proteins encoded in this window:
- the sctU gene encoding type III secretion system export apparatus subunit SctU, whose amino-acid sequence is MSDESGEKTEEPSQKKLDDSRKKGQVWKSKDLSGVGVLLVGLGAVKGSWDMMETELMSLFTFSFDHLTNPVDLSVATGQLLYLGVRAVVLVSLPVLAGGAIVGGLMEYLQVGTLFTMDPLMPKMEKLNPIQGMKNLFNKKAIVELLKNLVKISVTAYVVYGVVRDAMPLVAETVRQDTRGIMAIMGELVTRVATRVALLFVLFGVFDVWWQRKSFMKDMMMTKEEVKKEYKQSEGDPHHKAKRKEMHQEIMEGAQMEAVREADVIVTNPDHVAVALKYDREKDGAPRVLARGIDFKAERIKAIAREQDVPTLRNVPLAHALLRVEVGQEVPEELYDAVAEVLNFVYGLKSGQPAPEGRA
- a CDS encoding EscU/YscU/HrcU family type III secretion system export apparatus switch protein; the encoded protein is MSDDAEIAIALKYDKEKDGAPRVVAKGMRLKAEKIREIAREHNIPLMRNVNLANALYRVEVGQEVPEELYDAVAEVLNFVYELQREQAAAAARR
- a CDS encoding SycD/LcrH family type III secretion system chaperone encodes the protein MAVLDPDDPKDEARLDALLQRWADGKATLRDVRGYSDDELYAIAKTAYFFFYQGRVSEARTLFQGLYAVNPTDAYFAKALGVVEMAAGNGQGALAAFDVAAKLTPHDPSVYVGRAEVKLAMGQKPQALEDLRRAAAMQPGDDPVVRKAAAMITALSRR
- a CDS encoding DUF1521 domain-containing protein; this translates as MSNGIGGVGGNRQLTTTQGPGSNVNSSTIARNAQLIESTLNLVEKAVDLAGQAVGVAGKALDQMSQSAAPSKQAGASSASAAFPAERPNPLDAVREANSLKVDDSSGKITTPGGYTIEQLGKFEWRVTGPDGNNTRVWGDPHVDESDGGKFDFKRDTSFVLGDGTRINCTTVPWGNKGMTVTGQLDIVYGDSHVRVTDIDKGKGKVGQVTQNGMDEVVRFHSNQSADVFHMGKNAADWSFHGKEIVGHENGGEKHKVGEAIITENRGMAFNYAAAADAPAAGEVAQNWDMNTNLPQVKPLPWDMSSAKPDVKKLNEAFDSISKVFEQLKNTQANGFNPFSKTDDLFGSYDKNQHRSGLTQSFKALSDMFGALEKLSKLNDMVRFRGPQSF
- a CDS encoding tetratricopeptide repeat protein, with the translated sequence MSDSTPKGETEKAVVPEPLAEAVIRGEVTLGQFLNLSDTQLYAWADKAYQLLQAGSSQQALQIFQGLTAAAPTNAVFHAQLGATFMTLERFDEAFDAFRMALQFNDGHVDALVGRGEIQLRRGNVPEALADLSKAIQLDPGLKRRATQRAHATLRTLKQQADQVKKSR
- a CDS encoding tetratricopeptide repeat protein; amino-acid sequence: MTTESKATVTNDDVKPLSGPEMLERATEGFNLFQDGRFRESLTLFQSLAAMDPTEAYFQTALGACHLALEDLDLAESYFNRAIELDPTDLTPFVNRGEVHLRLGKVHEAARDFNHAVGLDPQGQDPLSARARMLAAAALESAEESPSSESGSDGAA